In one Nicotiana sylvestris chromosome 8, ASM39365v2, whole genome shotgun sequence genomic region, the following are encoded:
- the LOC138874731 gene encoding uncharacterized protein has product MGSEYQLVVEIARRIEGYRQLSREQLQQDKRARFSGEFRVAPARGKDIPRESLGTPIYVSTLVANYVVMDWIYRSYMVTLYGFETRADLLLLDMIDFEVILGMDWLSPHHAILDYHAKTITLAISELPRLEWKGSSVSASSRIIYFLKARHLVDKVYLAYLAYVRDTIAESPTIDSVPVAREFANVFPSNLPSMPPDRDIDVCIYLAPSTQPISIPMYHMPPKELKELNEKLEELLAKGFVRPSVSP; this is encoded by the exons ATGGGGAGtgagtatcagctagtggtagagattgcgCGTAGGATTGAGGGTTACCGCCAACTGAGCAGAGAGCAGTtgcagcaggacaagagggcccGATTCTCTGGAGAGTTTAGAGTTGCCCCAGCTAGGGGCaaag aTATCCCTCGCGAGTCTTTGGgtactcctatttatgtgtccactctTGTGGCCAATTATGTGGTCATGGATTGGATCTACCGGTCCTATATGGTAACATTAtatggttttgagactagagcagaccttctgttacttgatatgatcgactttgaggtcatcctaggcatggattggttatctccacaTCACGCCATTCTTGattatcatgccaagactattactTTAGCGATTTCAGAGTTgcctagattggagtggaagggttcctccgTTAGTGCATCCAGTCGGATTATCTATTTTTTGAAGGCTCGACACCTGGTCGACAAGGTTTATTTGGCGTACCTAGCATATGTTCGGGACACCATCGCAGAGTCCCCTACAATTGATTCAGTGCCAGTAGCCCGGGAGTTCGCTAATGTGTTTCCTTCTAACCTTCCAAGTATGCCACCGGATCGTGACATTGATGTCTGTATTTATTTGGCTCCaagtacccagcctatatctatcccaatGTACCATATGCCaccgaaagagttgaaagagttaaatgagaagcttgaggagttgttagcaaagggatttgtgagacctagtgtatcaccttga